agactggcgATGGAATAAAACATCCAGTTttgcacgaaaatctgagaaccactatattggtttggcattgAATGGCTGATATATTAAAGTACCTGTAATTTTGCCGAAGAAGTCAAATTCGCGCTCATAGAATCGTTTTGCGGGTCCGGACAGCGAAGAGATGATATTTTGTGACAATGATTCGAGTGCATCGTAAAGTATTGCTGTAAGTTGTAAGTGTTTCGAAAGAACTACATTAATATCAAATAATCTCAACTTACGATCCTTGTGGTTCATTTCTTCATCAATATACATATTAGTCTGCATATTCcaaatgagctgatgagctacaATTTGCGATCGTTTGGAAATGTGCTTGATGAACTCGGTTACATATCCCATCTTGAAAATAGACAAATTATTATGTACATCTGCGGGGTTACATAGATGATCGCTTACCGTATCATGCCTTAAGGCCTGAACCAACTGTGGAATGTACGGAAGAACAGACTCAGCTGGATATGAATTGAGAGTTTTAACTGCATACTGCGCAGTCAGTGGATGTGTGGGATACTGACGTGAAAAATACGATAATGCCTGTATTGGACTGACCCGCGCCCACGTAAGCATGTAGACCAGTTCCGGGGATTCGTTGAGCAGAGTTCGGGTGGTTACAAGATATTTCAGTGCTTCCGGAATATGAATTGCAGCTAGCGAGTCGGAGCAAACCAAACGTGTAACTTCGTCTTCGATTGTTTCGGCATTTCGTATTCGTTGTGGTAGGAAAATTGCGAGCGCGGGATTGTAAGACCAAGCCAGCCGAGTATAGTCACGCCAGACATGGAGCTTAACCGGACGAGCTCGCCATTCGGCAACTGATTCTTCTCCCGCAATCTGCATCTCGGGCGTTGACAGCGGGTTAGCCCAAATAAtcataaattcaatttctaCCGCCAACAGCTCCAGGATAAGGTTTCTCTTTTTCATGTAATCTTTATCATACGCATCTTTTTGGAAAGGGGGTCTTTTGATACGGTTGGACCTCTTCGATAGAGTAGATGTCGAATGGGGGATGGTGTTGTACCACCCGGCATTACCGCTACTGGTAGAACGTGCAACTTCACTCCCGGCAAGGGAAGTCGTATCCAGCGACGATTTGTTGACCGATAAGTTTTGAGACGGATGGTTCAAATCATAGTCGCTCACTTCGGAGGCTACCAAATGTTTCTTCTCACTTCTCATGGTTTGCCAGAATTTGAGAAGTATTGCAATGTCCTCCAACAGCGCCTCTCTGGATTGACTGGGGCAAAGTTGTGGACCACAGAAGTAGTCCAACGCGTTTGCATAGATGCGTTCTCTCAAAATATTGCGAGCTAATGATTTGGGTATTGTATTTCCTTGAAGAAGCGACAATCCACACTGCAGCAACTTGAAACGACATCCGACGGTGGATATGTGTCTGGTTTGTTTGAAATCACGACTGAACGGTAGACAACGATGAAGTAACATGCAGAACATTTCAACTTTATCTCTGTTGCAGTATTTCGCTGTGTCAACCATTTCAGAGAGTAGCTGTAGCCAAATCAAGTGAGGAGCGACTATAATAGGTTTTGGGACCAATCTACAGCCTTCGTAAGCTGCCAGCGGACTTGTGATATCTATTTCCTCGGTAAACAAACCTATGCGTTTATCGAATGTAGTTTGCCATGCTGTTACCATCTCTTGGATGAAACACAATTCGAGATCTTGCCGTGCTGTCAATATCCACTGCCAACATTCCACCGCGGTTTCCATGGCTGACTCTGTAAATAACTGTACTTGCGATGAAGAAATTGCATGAAGCAGTTTTCGATTAGCGCTGGAGCAGAGAATTAAATAAGCGGTAGCTCTCCACAAAGCACCACGATGTTTAGCATCACTTTTTTCAGCGCAAGCATTCCATATATCCTTTACCAATCGATCCACTAGCCCTTTTTTCTCTTCGTCCTCCAAAACCGATAGCAATCCGGAGATTTCACCTGCGTATTTACTACGCAAACAAAGTACAGACACGAATTTCGAGGTGTCACTGTTGACACAATGCGGTCTTTTAGATGTTGATTGGATGCTAGCGTTAGTCACCCATGTATGTAAGATTGAGTCAACCGCTAGAGCCAAGCCGCTATGATTGGAAAGAGAAGTTGTCGGTACCTGATTGGGGTACTCTTGTAGATGGCTTCTCGTAGATTTTGGTGCCCATTTCATGGCTTCATTTACGATCCCTTGACAGCGATCAGCGAAATCCTTTACACGACTTTCTCTTGCTGGTAAACTATCCATCAGCTGAAGGGTATATGGAGTCGATGACACTCTCAAAGTGGGTGTTTCTTCATTTGGGTCCAATGTCAGCGAAAACGCTAGCAACTGTAGAACATCCAGCATACACCATAGAACTTTTCTATTCCATAAAAGATGTGGGAATTTATCCACTAATTGCGAAAGATACTGGTCCGCGACTAGCTGTATCTGCTTGTGAATATGATTGAAATAAACCAACAGTAGCATCGCTTGGGATTCCAAAACCTTTTCTCGTACCACATCTTGGGCTAGTAAAACGCTTCTAAACTTTTCGAATACTTGATCTCCGATGCACCGAATGCACTGCCAGATACCATATTTATCCTTCAGTAGAGCATTATCGCAAAGATAATTCAGTATCGGCTCCAAGCTTGGTTCCGATGCGTTTTCAACGCGCAAAATTTCCAACCAATACACACTCAACAAGTACGTGCACTGGGCAAAGGTCAGTTTATTTATGCAAGCCGTAATGTCCGCTGGTGGATGATCGAGTAAAACCAGAATTTGACTTCTCAGTTCATTCAAACTGACACTGTCAGACCGGATGGCTGATGTGTAGTTGAGTTCACGCATTTCTGAACGGTGCGCAGTCTGCGATATCAAAAGCGGTGACTTGGCAGCTATATGTTGTACACCTTGATACCAATCCGAGGGCCACAAACGAGCGTTTGTGAATCCCATCACAACACAGTACAACCAAAAATCTTTGAACAGCTTGTGCAGCCGTTGTTTTGGGTTTTTGATTGGTGGTAAACGCCGGACTAGAACCTGTTGGAAAATATTTTTAGGtgaccataatcaatcataaACATCTATTTCGTTACATACCGCAATAACCGGTATCAACATGCCCAAATTCCCCGCACTCGAGCTGGCTTTCTGTGCCCCAGATGTACTATCATACGATCGTTCTCCTTCCAGCCCAATCTGGACAAAAAGTTCCAGCAGCTTCCCGAGGAGGTCTAACATTTCCAGCTCACCTTGTATGTTTGCAGCAATATTGGCCAAAGCGTTAACTACAGCGTCCGACACGTGGTGGTAGGATTTCCTGTAAACACTTTTCAATTTAAGCCAACCAAAGTGGGGAAAGCAATTGTAGTTTGTTGTGTGTATATATGTGTTTGATAGCGAACGAAAGACAAAATATCTTTATATCTGATTGGCTACATCTGTTTAATAGTTCCCCTGCACAGAAAATATGACTCCAGATATATTCACAACGGTTCTGATTGAATTAAGAATTAATACATTCCATAGAATTTCAGGTTTACCATGCATTTAGTCTAGAAGATGGTGTAATGAAGTTATAACGGATAAACACGAAACATCTCCACGAAACATGGAGATTTTCGGAAACgtgttttgcagtttgtttgctTGTTTTGCGTGCATATGAGGTTAAAGTCCAGCTGGTATATTAGGTAATGATCGTCACATCACATCGAGGTACcgatgaaataacaaaaatgactTGTATTTGTAAATGTAGTTAAAGTTATTGACAAAACACAGTAAAGATGTCAGTCACTGTGATGTGTGTACTAAATACCAGAAAGTTTCAAACATGCGCCTTACATCGAAGATAGCTTGTAAGGAATTTGAGCACAGCCCATAATTATAGCACCTATGGTATCAAGTGGAGCTCCTGTGTGGTAGGCATTCTTTATTCTTCTGCGActcatatggaaaaaaaatatttgtaaaccGTTTTAAATAGTAAATGTTTAATAATTTTAGTATGTAAAATTATGTTTCCAGATTTCACAAATAAGTGGCGCAGACGACACATGTAGTCGACATACTTATCTCATATTGTGTTATAATGAGAACTGAGATGAGTTGTCTTAGAGACGGGGGTAAATCGATGAGAAATTTAGGTTCAACGGTATGAAAGGGGTTTCCTAGATTGAATTGTTTCTGGCGATAAATGGAACCTAAACGCAAAAATCGTGGCTGGAATCCTCTTTATTCGTAGCCTGATTCCCCCAGGGACCACATTAAGGCGACTTCTTCGAGGGCCGATGGGCGGCGGTGTTCATGCACTTCACCAGTCTTCAACGCGTACTAGCGCTGTTTAtacccttttgacgtaggactacgtctaaccggaagatatagggggtgaaatggaaatctaggcactgaacaagtaggaaaaaatgcaagatttggaacgcttataactcgagcatttctcaatagatcgcaaaggtttttgcatcaattgataggaaatatatctacgcatctatcataacgaataacatttcatttttcttgagataaataattgaataattgtgaaatatcaagcattgtcaaaatgcactatgtgcccatttttgattggtccattttgtgctcctcaaatcgaaccgaccaaaacgggcaaccagagcagcagcgaaatagaatgaaccacgattggaaaggaaaaagaaaaaaattaacgaaacattggtcgcagtctcacacatgcgtaattctcgagccagccagtcagcttaaaaatccccgctccgctgccgtaacgatcattctcgttcaaaccgtacaccacatcggttcgcatcacaacacatcaacaaaccaacccaagcagccatgtctggacatggtaaaggaggaaaagtgaagggaaaggcaaaatccggctcgaaccgtgttgatctggagttccccgcaagggtagctaggccgagcgcgttagtaccagtgcaccagtccatctagccggcgttatatagtttcggccgccgaagtgatcgggttagctggtaaagctgctcgcgacgataagaaaacccgcattcggaacagaacacattcggttcggtggacatcaagacaacaggcagttgcagcgagtggcgagtggcaaacgcaatcgcaaaacggcatcaggtagcagaagaaaaaagtttgttctttatacacactgctttggtggcaaatccagaacaaggcggcatcgagggcgttcgaaatggtttttttttttcaaaaccacgagtactaagttttctaaatttgaaccattccataaaacaaggcgcttttcagggccattaaaccttccaaaaaagagtttaggaaatacagttcaatgctttctaaaacaatatccaaaataataataaaacacaaattgattttttcataatttgtttgccaggatatgatgagtatgtgaatttggcagttgttctgagcttattgattttcaccaattcttaaattgcttctagattgaaagtacagtaatttacacttatctcgacatttagctaattggtcggaccagtaatgcgacatatttagttggacatttttgtaaacatagagttcggggtccaaattatgaccccacattgaaggtcgacactgtaccactgtcatcgcaaatgttcaattacaggttaaaattacctccaatccgatactgagtggtggtaatgcgacgtgccattgaatgtaatttactgtaaaatatgtcacaagctggatgggaagaaattttccaactgtgaaagctgtggcgagtggcaaatgcaatcgctaaacagcaaggtttagccgaacaagatggggatatcgagtgataacaaaacaatcaaCTCTTTAGatagaagataattttgtgatcctgaaaaggaccctttttagcctgcatgtgaatccaacgagcgaacaaatcgtaatgaatgtatttttttgccatcgctcccttttaacgctcattcgttcgtctcgttggactcgcccctctggctgagtctgccgatttgtctctatcctgtgagtgtgtaccgctagagtataaaacacgcggaccccaaaaaaatatcttattttctttcaaaccgtaaacccgtgtggttgtacggcatcggcatcgtggacgtaacaaaggaggacaagttaagggaaaggcaaagtctcactcgaaccgtgcaagtctccagttccctgttggtcgcattcactgattgctcggcaagggtaactaggccgaacggattggtgccggagcaccagtatacctaacagcgattatagagtttcggccgtcggagtgctcgagttggcttgcaaagctgctcacgacaatcagaaaacccgcatcaagaacagaacagcttcggttcggcgctcatcaaggcaacaattagtttcagtttcAGTTACGAAGAGTCCTGCAACACGACGCGCGCCCTGCCACGGTCACCACCGCagaatttctcttcccaacggagcgctgATTAGGCAATGTCCTCCAATATAACAcacactccgtcacagctactctcgtgaggttctaaagtaccgattaggaattgtcCTACAACTTCACGCGGTATATGGTGATTTCAGCCGTTGCATCTCCCTACGATTACGATTACTTACAACATTTCTGTCTTGTGTCGGGCATTCTCTTGTCACAAGGTTATCGATGTCATCCACGTCTTTAGGCAGATTTAGTATGCCATCGCACATACCGTTTCAAAGCGATAGAGCCCTGCGAAACTCCCGCGGTAGTTCTTATCTGCATATGACCCGTGTTTGTTTCGTACACAAGCACCCGGTTCTCGAATTAGCTTCTCAAGATTCTACAAAGATAGTCTGGGACTCTCATTATGTGAAACGCAATAGCAGCTgacactattgaacgcgttcttaacgtcaATTGTTATCACTACGCAGTATCAGTATCCTCTacgcttctgtttggatgctttGTCGGCTctcgaccactatgcgaatggctTCCAACACTCGTTGATCGCTTCGCATGCACCCTCCATGCGCTCTATCGTGTACACCTCTTACACAGGCTGACGATAATGTGCTTCGCCTCCTGACGTCCTCCTCGATACTCGTTCTGTCGACACGAttttcgcggtgttcctccaccCAGGCCACGACCatgcgttgccaggcaggcattttgtTGTTCTCCACGGCGCTTCCATTCCATCTCGTCAATATCTGTTCACCCGTCGGGACGTGTACTGAtaaggaattgccctccaacttgatgCGTAACCcatcacagccaccctcgcgggctTTCTCACCTGTCGTGACGTGAACTGATTAGGAAGTGCCCTCCAACGTAGCGTGCACCCCGTCaaagtcaccctcgcaggatttctatTCCCAGCGGAGCATCGATTACGGAGTGCCCTCCAACTTAatgcgcactccgtcacagctactctcgtgggggtaTGCACCAGTGAGAAGAAGCCTTGCTTGACGcttcctttgaaaaaaataggtaTGGCCAACCTAACGAGTGACACCATCTTTATCACACTCCACTACCTCTTACACTGGGGTCATACCCCTGCTTGATCAAATATCTACTGCAATTGATACAAGCAGTGGGACCTCGTGTTATCGATCCATCATCCAAACTCAGCTCTTAATAGCGTAAAAGTGTAAAACAGACAGCGCGTTGACCGTGTTTGGTGGAACACAAGGCGGAGTAACGTCTCGGCAGCCTGCGTATGGGGTATACACGATAGAGCACACGAAAGGTACATGCGAAGTGGTCATCAAGTGGTGTAATTTGGTCGGAGCACAGGCTCTTCAGCCTGTGTAAGAGGTTTACGTGGCTGAACAACCACACACGGCAGGTGGAAATGATGTTTTTTCTCAATAATCGTGGTTCTCTTCTGAACCCTGTGATGGTTTGTTTCAATAGTGATGAGAGTAATGTTGTGTTGCATAAATTAAGGAGCAGCATGAATTATTGTAAAAAAAGAAGCCACTTAGTCAAGACGATTATTTCTTCATTGGGAAACCTTTCTTGTCTCTTTCTTTTCATTTCCTATTCCTATAATGCTGCACCTTTATTCCTACGGCACGTATTTCCCATCATTTGCCCCCCACCCAAATTTTAGGTAATGTTGTGACGCTAGTGGCTACATAGACCTTTCTATAGTATTTACCATTGAAAGAGGACTGCACATAGTACCATATAGTACTCCTACATGATTTTTGACAACAGTTGCCCGTGAAATGTGCTATATCGTGGAAGAATAAATTCTAGAAAGATTTCAGATAACTAATACTCAAAACTGACAGAATAAAGCACGATAAGTGTAGTGTTGAATCAATAGACAAAAGTCCACAAAGCCAAGGTTGTTCGAGAACATTGATGTAAGAATGGATGTGACCCGAATAATGCACTATACACTTCGAGGAAATTAggataataataaacaaaattaaaatttatcaaGAGAACCTTGGATATCATATCTTACCTTTGCTCTGGATTCGCATTATAGGCGAGGGAGGCCGCCTGTACAGTTACCCGAGAAAACATTTTCATTATCTCCTCGAAAACTTGTGGCTCACATTTGGAAATAATCATACACCCTAGCTGATCGACGATCAACACATTTTGTTCGGAAGGAACTTTGCAAAACCGCTGAATAAAGAACTGTAAAATATTGTGAGTCGTCTTTGGGGTATCTTTCAGGGCAACAGCCACATGACCCAACATAATAATGATGTTTAGCGATACCAGGCTGGATTCACTCTCTTGCTTTTCAACGGTGAACAAACGATTCGATACATTTGCCACTAGAGCTGGCACGCAGTAAGGATCCAATGCGTGTGCTGCCTTGAGAGCAATTGATAGATTATCTATGGCCGCATCTCGCAACGCTTCGAATGCTTCATAAGCAGACTTTGTGAGACCTTTCCTTTGATTAGTTTGTTGCTCCAATGTATTGAAATCAGAACCTTGaactgaataaaaatattataagaagattgcattaaaaaaaacaaaaaataatacaaaccGACGATTCTAAAGGGGGCATTTTCCTTGTCCTTCTTATTTTGTGCTTGAGATTGAGCATGAAGCTTCGTCAAAATAGGGCTCGGATCAACAAGAAAATCCCGTAGATATGAGATCGAAGTTCCAGCAATGTTCGGAAACTTTTGTGCTAATTTACCTAAACCCTGTAAATGTTTCATTCTTATATGTGTGTTATATACAGGTAACTTGGTGAACTAACCTCTAAGCAAACCATCAATAGTGGCATGTGATCCATAACCACTTTGTGACCCAGCACAGAATTCAGTTTCTGGTACAAACGACTGCACAACTTGTCGGCCTCTGTAAAGAGAAAATGCTTTAACACAGAAAAATAACACCAAACGAGTGAGAAGCAGAAAAGCCATCACGCTTGTTGAGTTAAACAGGTTAAAACGGTAAAACTTCAAATCAGGACGAAAAGGACAAATAAAAAGAAACGAAATTCGCAACCAACGGGTAACACAAGACAATTCTCATCACGGAAAAACTGCGGCAAACCGAAAAATGTGTCGCCTAGATCCAGCAAACAAGATAAACTTTGTTGCAATGAAGATAGAGTGTACTCGTCATCCACTGTAATTAACACGTACGAAACGTTTCGGGAGAAGGGCAGTGCATTAATAAACGAAAATGTGTTGAAACAGTAGTGATATATAAAATGATGATGCCGTGACTTGTATCAATCCATGAATCGTGTGGTGATTACGAATGAACTGGAGGAGCGATCGGTTGTATTTCTTCATCTCTGCATATGAAATAATGTACCATCCTATCCTTACAATTACGCAGGAATAGTGAATGATTTGTATGGGCACTTGCGTAATATTATTTAGAAAATATATATGAGTTGTAAAATATCTTTACATGTCGTGTTTATGAGCAATTcgatataatttaaaattttcatattcGAACATTTGAAACTGACCTGTTTCGTCACCTATGGCCCACACCAGTAGGTCAACACAGGCAGCATTGGCCATTACGTTGATCTTGTATTTGTTCACGATATTGAATGCATCGTTTGCTCTATCCACAGCACTGTCATGCTGTTTGTTCTGTAATTCCGTTTGCCCGATCAGAAAAAGTCGCTTCACAAACTCTTGGACATCCTTGGTGAATGGTGTCGGGAGATCTACAAAGAATTCAGCTTAATAGTTTTCGGAATAAATGAGAAATTAAATGTAACAAACCTGTTTGATTTTGCAGAATTTCTCTCAACAGTGTAACCATAACCAGATTGATCGTCTCGGAGAAGCTTGTGTATCCGTACGGTTTTATTTGATGCAACGAATATATATCTCCAGCTTGTTCATTCAAATGCTCCAATGTTTCTTTAGTAAGAAGCTTTTTTGCCAATGCGAAAATTGTTTGTAAATGATTGATTGGAAATTGAAGACAATTCTTTCGGTCGGGTGATTCGCAAAAACGCATATTCGGGAACTGATTGAAGCTAGAGCCATATTTTGCAAAGAAATATGTAGTTGGGTCGTATGGAACAGAGTAgaaagaattcaatttttttgtgtGACTCTTGGGAGATTTTTCTTCAACAAGTTCAGACGTCAAGCTCCCAGACATCGATCGAGGTATAATTGATCTAAACTGGCTTATTGTGTTATTTGATTTGTTATCGGTGCTCAGTTGAACTTCTTGTGACTTTGGAGTGGGAATTTCATCTCTCGGGAATAGACGACACAACAAAGGTGGGTCATTTGTAGCGTACCGACCCATTGATCTCCCTAGTCCCAATAGCAACGGAACTGTTGCTTTGCAAAGAATTATCGGTGGAAGAGTATTGCTCTCTTTACTTCCCTTAATCAAATTTGTAAGCGCGGTCAACACCTCAACCTGATTCAGAATGATCTCATCGCGGCTTTCCGGGCAGCCAAAAGCGATATCTGAGAGCAAACTATTGAGGCAAAAACTGAACTTCTCCGCGACCGGAATTTCTGTAATGGGCGAAAACAAATAATCAAATTACTTCCAAGCATTGGGTAATGATataaaaaatgattaaaaatagCGACTAATGTATATTATACTAACTATCGATTTTGTTGGGCTTGACGTCATCGATCCAAACTGCTTTGGGGAGCGCTTTCGAAAGTCTCAGTAGATAGGGTATGATTTCTTTCTCATACTGATAACCACTCTCTAAGAAGTAAAGTCCAAGCGCAATAACAGCATCCTGGGCTCTAGAATCTAAGCAGAACACTCCTGCTGCATTTTCCTGTGGGCAATATCTGAACAAGGTTTGCACCTTGAATGGGTGAAATCAGAGATTAATCATCGTTCCGAGCATTTTTTCATCTAATTAGACTTACCTTGTCCCATGGTGTTGGTTTTATACGGGCAAGTACGCGGGCTAAACAGTGCACCGTCTTCTGGAAAGAAAAGCGATCATTTCCAAGCATAATCTATGGTTTTTGCCACAAATCCACCAAAATAATTGCCTAATCTTTGGTACACTACTgtttattttcgattttcatttaTTGACATTTGAGAGGAGAGACAGAAATTCAGGGATGCACATGATGTTCTTCATATactagcagagatgccaggttagaagacatgtcttcattttgaagacatttgattactgtgaagacattttgaagacattatgaaatagacatttcagtatgatagcgtacgtgggtttgtgagagatattatttccaatAGTTAGaaatattggccgaaaatatcgtcaaaaaaagtAGGGCTTTTGTCTCGGGGTCATTCACTTGCTTTTTCCAAACTTTTTCAAGCAGAGAATCCACAAGCATTTAGAATAAATTCAACGAAAAGtgacttttacttcaaattcaTTTGGGCTCGAAAATTCGTATGACTGTGACATTGTATTTCATTTTTTGGGCCTATATTGTGCAATAAATAAACCTAGATCTATCAAACAACCACTTCACAAATTGAAGGTTTTCCAGTTACATACCGTTTTAATAATTCGTTACGCAGTTGCACAATATATTACtttttcacatttattgaaatagaGTTCAAACCTCAAAGTAAGTttaatgaaatgcgctatataacaatatcaattagaataaacattgaataaactatcaaattttgttcaaaagtaagttatgaattttataccagggacagacatacagctgtacttgcgttgtaagagtacagcgttgtacaggtactatcgtaccatgacagatatacattggttgtacattgtaccgtatgtcaaactgacaatcagaatttttctaattttcaccacatatttcaatgaaaaaggttttcatTTAGcgtctacccagcaaacattaaatcgcataacaagcgtatatataacatcatatgccctaaaatttggttggcatataatgcgcctaactggcatatgcatgcaaaagtggaggccatatacatacatggcaaaaattaccgaatttgtttggatgaatatgcaactttgaccggctataatagcgattatgttgaaattgaattgcgatctaatatgaatatattcatgaattttcaaagcaccaaatacgacatttgccatactcatatacgatttattacagacatataaaaaaacaaatggcgcaaaatattttcgtgaaatgtatattataacttcacgaatcgccatttttatatatgagtatttatgttcgtagaaacaataattgtgttgggagtggtatatgaatgtttaaaatgacacagattgatgtttggtgaaaactgcttcgatgtgggttcgaactccggtcgtctggattatcatccaccggctatctcgcgcggctatctgaaatttaattcaacagcggttaaaactttcgaatgcatcagaatttcattgacatttcaatatgatgtagtatgacatttcaatatgatattaggatctaatatgattaaccgtttcatgattttcttcagcatgcaacacgatttactacagtactgaatcgatttaaattatacgcttatacgacacacaaactgcatacGCATATGattcggattaaatatattttacgacaatgtacataataaaattgatgtttattatacagaATTGCGACTtcatttgataatggtatataaaatcgagtttttacattttatgcgatttcagatatacacgatacatactatgattgatattatatg
The Toxorhynchites rutilus septentrionalis strain SRP chromosome 2, ASM2978413v1, whole genome shotgun sequence genome window above contains:
- the LOC129767962 gene encoding phosphatidylinositol 4-kinase alpha isoform X1, with product MLGNDRFSFQKTVHCLARVLARIKPTPWDKVQTLFRYCPQENAAGVFCLDSRAQDAVIALGLYFLESGYQYEKEIIPYLLRLSKALPKAVWIDDVKPNKIDKIPVAEKFSFCLNSLLSDIAFGCPESRDEIILNQVEVLTALTNLIKGSKESNTLPPIILCKATVPLLLGLGRSMGRYATNDPPLLCRLFPRDEIPTPKSQEVQLSTDNKSNNTISQFRSIIPRSMSGSLTSELVEEKSPKSHTKKLNSFYSVPYDPTTYFFAKYGSSFNQFPNMRFCESPDRKNCLQFPINHLQTIFALAKKLLTKETLEHLNEQAGDIYSLHQIKPYGYTSFSETINLVMVTLLREILQNQTDLPTPFTKDVQEFVKRLFLIGQTELQNKQHDSAVDRANDAFNIVNKYKINVMANAACVDLLVWAIGDETEADKLCSRLYQKLNSVLGHKVVMDHMPLLMVCLEGLGKLAQKFPNIAGTSISYLRDFLVDPSPILTKLHAQSQAQNKKDKENAPFRIVVQGSDFNTLEQQTNQRKGLTKSAYEAFEALRDAAIDNLSIALKAAHALDPYCVPALVANVSNRLFTVEKQESESSLVSLNIIIMLGHVAVALKDTPKTTHNILQFFIQRFCKVPSEQNVLIVDQLGCMIISKCEPQVFEEIMKMFSRVTVQAASLAYNANPEQRRIKNAYHTGAPLDTIGAIIMGCAQIPYKLSSMKSYHHVSDAVVNALANIAANIQGELEMLDLLGKLLELFVQIGLEGERSYDSTSGAQKASSSAGNLGMLIPVIAVLVRRLPPIKNPKQRLHKLFKDFWLYCVVMGFTNARLWPSDWYQGVQHIAAKSPLLISQTAHRSEMRELNYTSAIRSDSVSLNELRSQILVLLDHPPADITACINKLTFAQCTYLLSVYWLEILRVENASEPSLEPILNYLCDNALLKDKYGIWQCIRCIGDQVFEKFRSVLLAQDVVREKVLESQAMLLLVYFNHIHKQIQLVADQYLSQLVDKFPHLLWNRKVLWCMLDVLQLLAFSLTLDPNEETPTLRVSSTPYTLQLMDSLPARESRVKDFADRCQGIVNEAMKWAPKSTRSHLQEYPNQVPTTSLSNHSGLALAVDSILHTWVTNASIQSTSKRPHCVNSDTSKFVSVLCLRSKYAGEISGLLSVLEDEEKKGLVDRLVKDIWNACAEKSDAKHRGALWRATAYLILCSSANRKLLHAISSSQVQLFTESAMETAVECWQWILTARQDLELCFIQEMVTAWQTTFDKRIGLFTEEIDITSPLAAYEGCRLVPKPIIVAPHLIWLQLLSEMVDTAKYCNRDKVEMFCMLLHRCLPFSRDFKQTRHISTVGCRFKLLQCGLSLLQGNTIPKSLARNILRERIYANALDYFCGPQLCPSQSREALLEDIAILLKFWQTMRSEKKHLVASEVSDYDLNHPSQNLSVNKSSLDTTSLAGSEVARSTSSGNAGWYNTIPHSTSTLSKRSNRIKRPPFQKDAYDKDYMKKRNLILELLAVEIEFMIIWANPLSTPEMQIAGEESVAEWRARPVKLHVWRDYTRLAWSYNPALAIFLPQRIRNAETIEDEVTRLVCSDSLAAIHIPEALKYLVTTRTLLNESPELVYMLTWARVSPIQALSYFSRQYPTHPLTAQYAVKTLNSYPAESVLPYIPQLVQALRHDTMGYVTEFIKHISKRSQIVAHQLIWNMQTNMYIDEEMNHKDPILYDALESLSQNIISSLSGPAKRFYEREFDFFGKITAVSGEIRSFPKGQARKKACLDALSRIKVQAGCYLPSNPEAMVLDIDYSSGTPMQSAAKAPYLARFRVHRCGINELETMAMEVSNNPESHLDGPKLNSMGPETWQAAIFKVGDDVRQDMLALQVISIFKNIFQQVGLELFLFPYRVVATAPGCGVIECVPNAKSRDQLGRQTDSGLYEYFLHQYGDETSKEFQVARSNFVKSMAAYSVIGYLLQIKDRHNGNIMIDKDGHIIHIDFGFMFESSPGGNIGFEPDLKLTDEMVMVMGGKMEAAPFKWFCDLCVQSFLAIRPYQDAIVTLVSLMLDTGLPCFRGQTITLLKQRFVPTKNNKEAAAHMLGVIRNSYQNFRTRTYDMIQYYQNQIPY